GCCGCAGTCTATCGCACCACCAATGGCGGTGCGTCGTGGGAAAGGCTTATCACGCCGAATCTTTCTGACACGGATGCCGCGGCAAGCTGGCTCTATGTGCATCTGTTCCGCGACGGGGCAGGAAAAAGGATACTCTTTGTCGACAACCAGTATCACCTCTGGCGGTCGACCGATGACGGAGTTAGCTGGTGGGAGGACACGGCCTCGTCCATCCATGGCGGGTGGAAGAAGATGGTGCAGGTGAACGGGAGTCTCTTCATGTGCGCGCAGGGGTATTACCGTGTTCTCTATGACAATGATGGCAATATTACGTATTCGGGGGACAGTGCGGGGGTCTATCGATCCGATGACTTTGGTCTCTCGTGGCTCAATGTGACCGGGGACCTGCATCCATGGGTTACTAGCGGGCTCGCTGCTGTTGCCAGTTCCCAGGACCCATCACGGATCTTCCTGGCGACAACCACCCCAGGGACTTATTCGCGTGCCAATGTACTAACATCGACCGAAGGCGGACAGCATTGGCGAGCCTTCACCGGCGACCTCCGGGTAGACTTTTCGTCAGCGTTTGGCTCAGGTCCGGTCGTAGGCGATGATCACTACCTTTACCTTTATGCCAGACGACGGCCGTGGAGTGAAGCCGAACTGACCTCCGCAGAGCCGGTGCACACTTACCACCCAGCAGCGTTCTCGCTGAGCCAGAACTACCCGAACCCGTTCAATCCGACGACAACGATTGGCTATAGCCTGCCGCACAAATCGCACGCGTCTCTGACGATCTTCAACATGCTCGGCCAACAGGTCGCAGTTCTCCAGAATGGAGAACAACAGGCCGGATATCACGAAGTCCGTTTCGACGGCGCGAACCTCCCCAGCGGTGTGTATTTCTACCGCATGCAGGCGGGGACCTACACGGAGACGAAGAAGCTCTTGCTTGTCCGTTAGTGATCGACGATGGGCTCGGTATGTTCTTCGGGCCCTATCACCGAAAGAAACAAAACCAGCGTTGGGGAGGATCGACGATCACAGGCGTCGACTCCAAGCGCACGTCAATGTCGTTGACAATCCCCTCGCCGAGCCGTATCTTTCATATGCACTATCGGGGGAACGATGGAACTGCATATGCCTCTTATCCGGATGTCACAGGATGAGAGGCATTTGTGTTTCTTGGGGAAAAGTGTGTTGTTGCACGATGTTGGCTCTGCAATGAACCGTCAAGATTCGATTTGCATGGATGGCGCTATGAGACTCCTGAAGTACTTACGGCCGGCAGCCATGATGTTTCTCCTGTGTGGAGTCGGTCAGCGATCAACGGCCCAGATAGTTTGGGAATGGCAGAATCCACTTCCTCAGGTGAGCGGTCTCTACGTATACGCAACGATCGCCCCGGATAGCTCGAAGACATACCATTTGGTGTCTGGGGAAAGCGGTGATCAGCTTCAACTGCTCTTTACCGTGGAGCCTTTGGTCGGCGTGGAAATAGAAGTGTTCAGGCAGTGTGCGATAATTCTTACTGGATCCCTGAGGCGGGCTTGCTTTGAGCTGGCATGGTATTCATGGTAATTCGCTTTGCGACGATCCTCAAGTCACAATGAGTTCTGTAATACCTGGATCAACTGGAGATAGAGATATGACATCGCGTGCGATAGGAGTAGTTCTCGGGGTCGCCCTTTTCGCAGTGAATGCGTTTGCCCAGTCGGGATGGACGACGAAAACCGTGACGTTTTCATTCCCCGATTCGATCAGAGCGGTGAGCGGTACGGATTTCAAGAACCGGCTGGCGGTGGGCAAGCATGGTCTCATCTACCGCACCTCCAACAACGGGTATACATGGACAAACCAGTCAGGTGGCACAACGGCCGATCTGTTCGGCGTCACGTTCGCTGATTCCGCGGTGTGTGTGGCAGTGGGCGACAGCGGGGTGATCCTGCGCAGTACCGATGGGGGGAGAGTGTGGACCGCGCGCCCAAGCGGGACCACGAAGCGATTGAAAGCGATATCATTCAGGAACGCTTCCATTGGTGTCCTCGTAGGCGAAGGTGGAACCATCCTCCGGACCACCAATGGGGGGACCGCATGGTCGACGGTGACCGCAGCCTTCACCGGGGCATTCACGGGTGTGGCCATCGCTGGGAGCGACACGGGATTCATTGTCGGGGCAGGCGGGATCATTGCGCGGACAACAAATGGCGGAGCCGCCTGGAGTGCGCAGACCAGTGGAACGAGCAGGACGTTGTCGGGTGTGACGATTCTCTCCGGATCGATCGCCATCGCTGTTGGGGATAGTGGAACCGTCCTGCGCACAGTGGACTGTGGGGTCACGTGGACCACACCGGTCTCCGGCACCACGCAACCGCTCCGCGGGGTATCGTTCTGCCTCACGCGAACGGGTTTTGCCGTCGGGGAAGGCGGCACGATCCTCTCGACAACGGATAGCGGCGCAACCTGGCACAATGACTCGGGGATCACCTCGGAGTCGCTGTGGGGCGTTCATGGCGTGGATTTCTGGGATGCCACGGTCGTCGGCGATGACAAGACCATCGTCTTGTGGGACCGTTCAACCGGTTGGTGGAGCACCATGTACAGGGAATCAACATTCCGTGGCGTGGCCTTCGCGGATTCGCACGGTGTGGCTGTTGGCTATGATGGGTTCATTCTTCATACATCGAATGGTGGCCGAACGTGGGAGCAGCAGCGGAGCAACACCACAGGGTCCTTCGGCGACGTCGACCTTGCTGACAGGGATTTCGGAATCGCCGTCGGGACCAATGGTACGATCGTGCGAACGACAGACGGCGGGGCCCATTGGACGGTGCAACCGAGCGGGACAGAGAAAGATCTGCGGCGGGTGGATATCGTCGATCATGCGATCGCCACCGCCGTCGGTGCGGATGGGACCATCCTCCGAACAACCGATGGGGGGATATCGTGGCAGGCGCAAGTAAGCGGCACAAACTGGGAACTGTGTGATGTGTCGTTCCAGAACAAGGACAAGGGGACCGCGGTAGGATTCGTCGGAACCATGCTTCAGACAACGAACGGCGGTACCACCTGGGTCGCAAGGGAAAGCGGGATCTACGACAACCTGTGCGCGGTGGCGTTCACCACGCCGGACACGGGATATGCCGCCGGAGGGTACGAGGCGATCATCAGGACGTTCGACAGTGGCATCACGTGGACTCGGGTTATCGGCGGGAGGCAGCTGGCATTCTGGAAGGTGCAATTCACGACACGGGATACAGGATATGCTGTCGGCACGTGGGGATCGATCTACAAGACCACAAATGCGGGGGCGACATGGGTCCCCCTCACTGGGATCACCACCAGTTCACTCTATGACCTCTGTTTCAGCGACGCGAACCATGGGACCGCTGTCGGAGCTGACGGAACGATTCTCACCGTCGACTTCGATCCAACAACAGGCGTGGGTGCCGTTGATGCCGATCGGATGCCCGGCCAGGCGACGCTGGCGCAGAGCTATCCCAACCCCTTCAACCCGTCGACGACAATCCGCTACGGGTTGCCGGCACGCTCACACGTGACGCTGACCGTCTTTAATACTCTTGGTCAGCAGGTTACCGTGCTGCAGAACGGGGAGCAGGACGCAGGGTATCACGAGGTCACATTCGATGCTGCGTCTTTGACGAGCGGTGTGTACTTCTACAGGCTGCAGGCGGGAATGTTCACGGAGACGAAGAAGCTTTTGCTTGTGCGATGAGCGCCAAGGTAAACTGTTCCTGATCTTGTTGGGTGAGGAGTGAGGGCGCTCTACTCCGAGTCCCAACCATGATGAGACTCTGTGCATCATGGAGCGGGGAGTCGGTATGAGGCGGGAAACGGCTTCATGCTAACGGCCTCGACGACGTAGTCTGAAAGGACGCAACGCAAACGGCCAGGTCGTAATCTTCGGGTGAACGCACAGGTAGCCTCGTAAAGAGTACTGAGATGGACGAGCCCCTATCGTATGGGCGAAGTCAAGACTGCACGCCGGACACAGAGAGACCACGGTGACGGCAGCATCTCCGGGGTATGAGCGACGACATGGTTGGACAGATGAGGAACGGGACTTGGGAAACCCTCGCTGACCCTCGACGACCCAACACGCCACTTGGGG
Above is a window of Ignavibacteriota bacterium DNA encoding:
- a CDS encoding T9SS type A sorting domain-containing protein, translated to MTSRAIGVVLGVALFAVNAFAQSGWTTKTVTFSFPDSIRAVSGTDFKNRLAVGKHGLIYRTSNNGYTWTNQSGGTTADLFGVTFADSAVCVAVGDSGVILRSTDGGRVWTARPSGTTKRLKAISFRNASIGVLVGEGGTILRTTNGGTAWSTVTAAFTGAFTGVAIAGSDTGFIVGAGGIIARTTNGGAAWSAQTSGTSRTLSGVTILSGSIAIAVGDSGTVLRTVDCGVTWTTPVSGTTQPLRGVSFCLTRTGFAVGEGGTILSTTDSGATWHNDSGITSESLWGVHGVDFWDATVVGDDKTIVLWDRSTGWWSTMYRESTFRGVAFADSHGVAVGYDGFILHTSNGGRTWEQQRSNTTGSFGDVDLADRDFGIAVGTNGTIVRTTDGGAHWTVQPSGTEKDLRRVDIVDHAIATAVGADGTILRTTDGGISWQAQVSGTNWELCDVSFQNKDKGTAVGFVGTMLQTTNGGTTWVARESGIYDNLCAVAFTTPDTGYAAGGYEAIIRTFDSGITWTRVIGGRQLAFWKVQFTTRDTGYAVGTWGSIYKTTNAGATWVPLTGITTSSLYDLCFSDANHGTAVGADGTILTVDFDPTTGVGAVDADRMPGQATLAQSYPNPFNPSTTIRYGLPARSHVTLTVFNTLGQQVTVLQNGEQDAGYHEVTFDAASLTSGVYFYRLQAGMFTETKKLLLVR